A single Camarhynchus parvulus chromosome 5, STF_HiC, whole genome shotgun sequence DNA region contains:
- the GSC gene encoding homeobox protein goosecoid, whose product MPVSMFSIDNILAARPRCKDSVLLPPSAAPVVFPNLHGDSLYGSASDYGGFYSRAVAPASALPPAVTGSRLGYNNYYYGQLHVPASPVGPSCCGAVPPLGAQQCSCVPPAGYEGTGSVLMSPVPHQMLPYMNVGTLSRTELQLLNQLHCRRKRRHRTIFTDEQLEALENLFQETKYPDVGTREQLARRVHLREEKVEVWFKNRRAKWRRQKRSSSEESENAQKWNKASKTSPEKRQEDGKSDLDSDS is encoded by the exons ATGCCTGTGAGCATGTTCAGCATCGACAATATCCTGGCGGCCAGACCTCGCTGCAAGGACTCGGTGCTGCTGCCCCCGAGCGCCGCGCCCGTCGTCTTCCCCAACCTCCACGGGGACTCGCTCTACGGCAGCGCCTCCGACTACGGCGGATTTTACTCGCGGGCGGTGGCTCCCGCCTCCGCGCTGCCGCCGGCCGTCACTGGATCTCGGCTCGGCTACAACAACTACTACTACGGGCAGCTGCATGTGCCGGCGTCCCCCGTGGGCCCTTCGTGCTGCGGGGCCGTGCCGCCCCTGGGCGCTCAGCAGTGCTCCTGCGTCCCCCCCGCAG GTTACGAGGGCACTGGGTCAGTCCTGATGTCCCCTGTTCCCCATCAGATGTTGCCCTACATGAACGTGGGCACTTTGTCCCGGACGGAGCTGCAGTTACTGAACCAGCTGCACTGCAGGCGAAAAAGACGGCACCGGACTATCTTCACTGACGAGCAGCTGGAAGCGCTGGAAAACCTCTTCCAGGAAACGAAATACCCAGACGTGGGCACGAGGGAACAGCTGGCCAGAAGGGTGCActtaagagaggaaaaagtggag GTTTGGTTCAAAAACCGCCGGGCGAAGTGGAGGAGGCAAAAGCGATCATCTTCGGAGGAATCAGAAAACGCTCAAAAGTGGAATAAAGCGTCTAAAACGTCACCGGAGAAGAGACAAGAGGACGGGAAAAGTGACTTGGACTCTGACAGCTGA